The DNA segment AGACCCTGTGTCGCCTGCTTCCCGATCAGGCGCCCGATTTTTTTCGCGAAGGCATGGAACAGATGGATGCCCAGAATTATCCACAGCTAGTCAAGGAAGTTGTTGAAAAGTATTATAATCTTTGGGGTCAGCCCAGGACGCTTCACTAATTGCCCGAATAAATAGCCATCTTTATATAGGCGGTCACTAAATCAGATGAAAACATGGTGTACTATGCAGCCTGCCATCGATACTATGCTTTTATCGTAAGATATTGATCACATAATGAAATTTCTCGCTGATTTTTTCCCCGTCATACTCTTTTTCGTAGCTTACAAGCTCTACGGCATCTATATCGCCACGGCTGTGGCCATCGCATCCTCCGTGGTTCAGGTTGCCTACGGCTGGCTGCGCAAGGGGCACGTGGAGAAGATGCACCTGATTACATTCGGCATCCTGCTGGTTTTCGGCGGCCTGACCATCCTGCTGCAGGATCGCACCTTTATCATGTGGAAGCCCTCCGTGATCAACTGGTTGTTCGGCGCCGTCTTTCTGGCCAGCCAATACATCGGAAAAAAACCGTTGGTACAACGCATGATGGAGAGCAGCATCTCCGTGCCCTATCCCGTTTGGAGAAAGCTCAACCTGACCTGGAGCCTGTTTTTTATCCTGCTGGGATTTCTCAACCTCTATGTGGCCAACGATTTCTTCATCGCGGAACAGCAGCTGATCGAAATCACAGGCCTGCAGCAGATCGATTTCGACAACTGCGGTCAGCATTTTCAGGGGAGTGAGCTGGAGATGTGTAATACTGCGCATACCCTTGAAGAGGACTGGGTCAATTTCAAACTGTTCGGCATGATGGGGCTGACCCTGGGATTCATCGTCCTGCAGGCCTTCTATCTGGCGCG comes from the Candidatus Thiodiazotropha sp. CDECU1 genome and includes:
- a CDS encoding septation protein A, with protein sequence MKFLADFFPVILFFVAYKLYGIYIATAVAIASSVVQVAYGWLRKGHVEKMHLITFGILLVFGGLTILLQDRTFIMWKPSVINWLFGAVFLASQYIGKKPLVQRMMESSISVPYPVWRKLNLTWSLFFILLGFLNLYVANDFFIAEQQLIEITGLQQIDFDNCGQHFQGSELEMCNTAHTLEEDWVNFKLFGMMGLTLGFIVLQAFYLARHITENELEGA